The window GTGGGTGATTAAGGTAAGATGTATTCGAAATGTATTAGTTACAAATCAACCTATTCTCCTACAAGAAAAGTCCCTGAAAGTGGAATTACGTAAAGTGGTGATAGTTTTAGGTTTAAATGACTGAAAAATTACAAAGCTCAGTCTGTAAGCGATAATTAGGAgtatgtttataaaaacaggtagCTGAGGGCATGGTGAGATAAATGTAAAGAAGTTCACAGAATGGGTAAAGGAGATCACCATTTTAATTCAACTCCTTATATGTGTTTTGCACTTCTAAATataatgtcacattataataaaagcTTATGTTCATGATGCATGGAAGTAGTCTAATACAAAATAACTATTCTTACTAGCCTGCTATAGCTGGATTTACTctagaaatgtaaataatatcaCATGTATTTTTAAACCTGTATTTGCTGATACTCAGGGTAGTATGCATTTAAGTAattggttttatatttgtatttttagaatgGATGGTAAACAAAATCGGCGGCTGAAATAAGATTACAAAATAAAAGGCAGCCAAATGGAAAACATCCTTactatttgtttgctttttgttttttttattttaagcacaATATAATCTGGTAAAGGAGAACACACTTGAAAAACAGTAGTAATGTTTAACAAGGTTGAAAAATATGACAGAATATAGCTAGAGTGCTAAATTTAAGGTAGAAGGTTTTCAATAGTTCTATTTTCAAGAACTATATAAACTTTATCTATAGGAGAATATTTTTCAAACGTTTTCCAGTTGAAAAATGGACACTTAAGTATTTctagtgattttaaaataaagaaatttttctAATTTAATGAGGAGAAAGTAGATCTGTTCGGATGAGTGTCTAATAATGTCATTGTAAAAAAAGTTCACCCATTTCGTAAGTTTTTCTACTGTAGTTGGAAATATATTCGCTTCCGTAAATATCTCGCGTTTAATATTATTAGCTGTAAAAACAAATCCGCTTTCATGAGCGTTTCTATAACGGTACCAGAAGAAGATATAACATTTTTCAGGGATGATTCTTATATCATACACAGAATACGAACCAGGAATTTTGTAAGTACTTCTCATATCACAAAGAAAATTGGCCCACTTTACAAAGTGTTTTTGAGTACTAAGTAGAATCgcttttgtaaatgttttgtgcCATTATAGTTAAACGCTAATTgtttttctaaagttatttcctcGAATTGGAGCCAAACGCCTCCTGGCGGGGTTACCTGTTTTAATCACTCACACTAGCATACAGTAGAGTATCATCTGTCAgttagtcagtagacactaaaataacatCACATACGGGACGCTTAATGTTACAGTTGTACTGTCTTAACGGCATTAAAACGTGTACATGTCATGAAGCATAGGAAAAATCATACACTTTTTCGGCTAAAACCCAATACGCTATATGAacttctaaaaaaataaataaaaataatttttcctcTTAATTTtgctccctgctagtacagcggtatgtctccggatttacaacgctaaaatcaggggttcggttcccctcggtgggctgagcagatagccctttgtggctttgctataagaaaaacacaacacaaacacACTCGAATCcttccgatgtggctttgctataagaaacacatacacacacactcttaattttggtttaatttactCTTGAAATTGAACATTTTCAGAAACCCTGCAGAAGAGCATCAAGTCAAAAAGAAACGGTACTACaactttctttaaacatttttgttggaagaaataaaaaataacttataaaaaattaaaacatttagttaaagGTTTATACAGAATTATTTTAGATATTGTTCCcactttattttgttacaaaccACTAGATGTCGCTATGTTTCAGAATAGCATGTTTTTAGGGTTTTGCACAAGTAGTACGAACTGTGATATTGTGCGTTATTTGTGGTGTATTTCGAAAGAATGTTTTATGTAATCGTACGTTAATAACAGTGTCTtactaattcatttttatatgttATCAAAACCTAATATTTAAATTCACAGTCACAGTGTGGTGTATAAGACAATTTACTGTGTTTTACTGTTACTTGGCTAAGCTTTAGCACTTTCTCCTAACACTAACCGTAACAGTGTTAGTGAAAGACAGGAAAAGATAAAAGTCCTAGCATATcaattgtttaatttgttttgacaaTTTTTTGAGGGCTAcatttgtgttttgttatcaGTCATGATATTTATACTGATAAGTAGTAAGCCAGACTAAGTCCGCACTTACCTTTACAAGTACATGGATATGTTGTATTCGAAATGGGCTCAGTACTAGTATTTTATTAAGTGCATTTCTTTCTATCTGCTGATACTTTAATCTCTCAATGATATCTTATCCCAGTGTTAACCCAATTGTTCCAGGGGTCGACCCGTATTACCATCCCGAAGTTGAAGACACTGGTGTTAGTCCATATGTTTTTCGCGAGTTTGCTTTAAAAGATTTCATGAAAGAAATGAGTAAACCTGAAAATATGCTGAACGCCTTAACTTGGCGACGACTACACTTGAGCAGAGCAAAGTTAAAAGCATCAAGTAGAACTTCTGCATTGTTATCAGGTTTTGCCATGGTAATAATAGCATGTTGTTAATGGTAATGcataagaacataaaaataaatattgttacactaaaatcatcataaattatattttaaaatgttttgtcaagcaaataaaaagaagaaatagtgttttcagtttatttgagTGTGAATTGTCccattttggtttattttttttaagtaataatgaaaatattttgctagTTCCTAATGttctaataatttattcaacTGTAAGAATCAATCAAGCCAGTTTCAGTGTTGTAAAGTGAAGCACATATAATTAGATTTATGGACTATCCTCATGGTCTAACATGCTACTACTGTTAAAATTTAGTTTGAAATTTTCCTTGATTTTTTGAGAATGTGTGGTATGcccattttttatattaagagaggataacatttactaatttaaataataataataataatacacaattaatatattgggttgaggaataattcgtgagcgttttttcaagttaaacaaatatattcataaatgaaatgctttcgcaaaatatttcatgtcatttggtagataatgttttgctctaatagatggtgtgtttgattttcatatgtcttgaATTTTTGCTTTcgttttcagctcattaaatggactgtcaagtggacaaaatcaagAATTTTCGACACCATtgcttttcacatttaatttcttgcaatttcatttaaaacaatgcatactatatacctaggtattacgtgaaataaagtatcataataaatgttttgggtgtaatgtgttcatgcattgaagtattgtatagtcttgcatgtaatgcttgaatgaaattatttaaaaatgctcacgaattattcctcaacctaatagtttaTCTAAGCATTAGATTGTTGCTAATGTATCACAGTAATGAATTTATCTTTCCACAATTATTACAATGTCATTAATTTTGTTATACATGTACTCTGCCAGTAAATATACTGCAATTGAGAAGACATACTGTATATGCATGCTTAAACtaagcaaaatttatatattttttgctatgttagtaaaaaaataatagtcTGAAAGATTTAAAACTTACCAATATCatctaattattttgtaaattttcaagtttttgtttaataatgacGTTGAAAGTCATACATTATTCTCCCTATAAAAATCTtgaaaataacttgtatttttaagatGTGCATTGGTTATGGTCAGCAACAGATTAAAAACTGtctgagaaaattatttttctaccaGCCCATCAATGATATCAGTTGAAAAGGATTCATGAAAACAAAGCTTGATGTTGCATGTAATGGTGCTCAGCATGTAGTGTGTGCCAGCACTGTTCACATAGTTCagaagttaaaaatacattatgaaaaatTTTTCATTTACCATCTAACATTTCTCACCCATCTTAGAAAAATATAGGCCTACGtgataacaaaattacatttactgAAACTGATTCTCATTAAAagaattataaatgtaaaataactacCTGTTTACTGCTCATCTGCATTACAAGCCATTGTTATTAACACTAATTGTAATagtgttacaaaaattaaaattcaacttGTGTTACAGTGTTAGTTGCAGATAATTTGAAGTTGATTTATGATATGTTATAAATTTGTGATCTGAGGAGCtcactatatttttattagaCTACAAACATTCTTAGTCTGTAGTAAAAGTTGAGACATTTTAAAAACATGGCTTCTacttagtttccatttttcttaatctgtaagtaatttttttaaaaataaaagctggTCTTTGAAGTGTTGGAAGCCCTGTAGTACAATTATGTGAATTCGTTTCTATTTCAAAGAATACAGTAGGCTCATATGAATAGCTTCCTTGTTTTGAACAATTTACTCTTACTTTGTTTCCAATAATTGTTAGTAAGTTgaacaataaagttttaaatggtCTGAGTTATGAAAAATATCAAGCTATAATAACTTAAACTTTAGAGTGTTTTATCTAATATTGAAATGCTACTTAATTCTAAGAATGATTTTACCATGAGAATCATAAGGTACAGAAAGCCAGGTAAAAGTATTAGAGTTAAAATTGAAATCCTCATCTAGTCTATAGACTGAAGGATAAAGTAGTATTTCCtatatgcattttaaatattcctaaaaattacttaaactttttaacagaaaaaaattatgcCTTTAATCTCTGTTTATCTttgagattattttatattttctcagcCTTATTTTGTAGGACACTACCTAGAATAGAAAATTTGAGCATTTTTCTTTTACCAGGTAGCAATGGTAGAAGTTCAGTTGAGCCATGATATTCCTAAAGGATTACTGATTGCCTTCAGTTTTTGCACAACCCTATTAGTGTCAGTGCACATGTTGGCACTAATGATATCCACATGCATCCTTCCAAATCTCGAGTCAGTTGCCAGCGTGCAAGGGGTAGCAACTGTGTCTGAGTCCCCCCATGAGAAACTGCATATCTATATTGAAATTGCTTGGGGATTTTCTACTGTGTTTGGTCTTCTTCTTTTTATGGCTGAGATAGCCATTCTTTGTTGGGTGAAATTCTACAGTTATAGCAAGAATGCTGCTGTGGCTGCAATGACATTACTGATTCCTGTAGTTCTTGTCTTCCTAGGATTTGCTGTGCATTTTTATCGGAAGTTGGTTGCTCATCAGTATGAACGATCAGCACATGGACTACGGGAACTAGAAACTATGGTAACTCAGCTTCAGAATGACGAGAGTGACATATCTAACACAAGACCTGTGATTACAGTGTaaggaagaaaaacaataatCGGTACTATGTCATTTAGTTTTGTTCATTGGCAAATAGCAGTCTGTTATAGATGTCATTTATGTTGTAAATAAAGAGCGTCATTAGTTGAATCTATATTTATGTACTTGTACTGCATTAATAAGGTATATAAATTCTGTCATTGTATTTTTCTAGTAAATATATGGTATTTTGTACGTATACATTATCATATATAAAGCAGGTAATTGGTACAGCACTAAAATAATCAGTGATTCATTTTCACCAATTATATACTTCAAGAAACTTTAAGGTGAAATGCAGAATCTGTgcaaagttaataataattagatGTACATGTAAGTACATGTGTAAACATGTATGTGTCTTAGAATAGCCACACAGTGGATAAAAAGGAAAGATCTGGTGATAAAGAAACTTGACTATGATTTAAGTGTATATAAATACTCATACACTTGAATTATGCAGTTATTTATGTGTAGGAATCTTTTTATCAAGGTGTGCTGATACATAAactgaaaatgagaaataaatttgGAAAGCTTTCTGAAAGTACTTGCTACTACTTCTATTAAACTCAAAAAAAGAGGAGTGAAATGGTGATCAAAGCaactgaaaagaaatatatttaaaacaaaaatacatttgctTGTACATTAATgatgttattaaacaaaatgaccattaattatttcattgattTGTGTAatcaaattgttttcaaatgtctAAGGTGGAAATTTTTGGACAACTTAGTAACTTAAGTAATAGTGTGCATGATATGGATACTTGTATAGTTTTTGGCTCTAATACAAATTCTATGCTCTCTATGTGTGTTATACATTTTTGCAGGTTTATACTGTACATTATTCAAGATCATTCATTTAAAATGTTCCAGTGTAAATTCTTTTTTGTTTAATCTCTCTTtagagaaaatattgtttttgtatagtttcaactgtttaattatgtatgtacaaaaattaatgttttattctacagggtggcctgtaagtccctacccatccatatatcttatgtatccagtgtatctgtatggtgtcaccagtattcttgcacTCATGTACCCATGCACTTGTCACAATACGATCTTCGAGTGTAAATGAGCTTAAATCAGCCATATTTctatgaagaaaaagaaaaaaaaattgtaatacatgcataattgaatatagcATGATAACATacggatgggtaggaacttacgggccaccctgtattataGTTTTTGTTGAGTCACTTCACTTAAATTTGTCTCAAACATGTTTCATTGGTATTGAATTTGAAAGGATTAATTAACATTGTTTAAAGATGACTCAAAATGTCTTCTAGTAATTGCTTCTTCTCAATGAGATAAACTTGTAAACCATGTCAATTGACAAAAGTTTCAACATCTGATTTTGTTTCCCTCATAtgtaggtattattattatttttataaagaataaaatgaaaataaaaaatgcattatAATAATCATGTCACTGCAcagttatgttgtaaaaatatttataattataactaGTTAAAAGAACATTtacataaaatgtgtttattatgaATAGATTTAATATAAAGGCAGATTTCATTGAAAATATCCCTTACCTGGATGGATTTGGGGAAATTGCATTCTTGTACAAATATGGAACTAGATACTGAATTGTGATGATCAAATTGTGGTTAAGGTTGtctttaaaatgatttaatatcTTTCACAAATTATGAATTTAAAGACATTTGAGTAACCATTTACAAGACTAGGAAAAGAGACaccatattaaattattttttcttttgtgcatatatatttaatcaagtttcatttaaaagttttattacatgtaactTAATGGTACAAATAAATAACTTGGACAAGAAAAACAGAGGTTTTTTGAGACATAAAACTGAATGcttattattttatctgttactcACAGTTATTAAGAATACAAAGTATTTTGTAAATACTATCAGTgcttaaaatgtaatgaaaaaactCTTACCATTTACATTTTTCCATTGTCAACATTATTCCTATACATTAGCACTACAGTGAAATGATTCAGTGTTTGCATAACAGTATTTATCAAGATGTTaacgttttctttttaattttattaaagaaaaagaagtcttttatagtaataaaatacatttctttgcTGCATTGTGCCAAAACAGAAAATGAATTTAGGATAATATTTAGTACATGTTAATGATTGACaaactatataattttaaattattatggtataaaaattctttatataatgctttttctcaataatttcattgattttgttggttgtttttttgtgtggttATATGTTAAAATTTGTCAGGCTGAAATTcttaatgtaatgaaaatattttgtcagaaTAAGTTAATAGGTttcttaaagtaattttttaaattatttaatattatgtttactaTCTAATTGATCTGTCTGGACATCATAATTGAACTGAGTAATTtcatgatttattttcattttgcatTGAACAATGTATGCCTTATgagaagttaataataaattgtttatctTGCACATATTTGGTTAAACTTTTAGTTTCTTTGGTCACTTGAAGTGTCGTTAGAGAACTTTAAAGTCATGAAAATACTCTCTTAGTGGTAGAATGCAGGAATGGGTAATGCAGATTTTCTCCCATTTCAAATGCTCTCTTGTTTCTAATTTTTTCCCATCTCAACAATTTTGCAATAtactttttattgtgaatttatGGCCTTCCACGTTGCGTCATCTGTTGggcaatattaaacaatttatcatTGCTTATATGTTGGGCTGTAACTAATCTATTGTGGATCACTTGGGGCTTTAGGTTGGAAGTAGATACGctggttaaataaaaattatatataatctcGTATTACCAACGTCATTTATAAAATGACATGCAACAACTATACAGAATTCTATATCGGAAAAGCCGGAAGAAAACTAGAAACCAGGTTCaatgaacataataaaaaaaacaaaaaaaactcgtATTCACTACcattacaacaaaaaacaaacaaaccagtatatctatacaaaacactaattttaaacgAATATTCAAGCGTCAATAAACAAAGAGTAGAGCAATCTAtcttaattaaacaaaacaatcgCAGCCTGAGCCAATACCCCAATACGGAGCAATCTCCAGTCATGTGACTGCTTTGTTCCATACtgtgtgtgcatatataaatttatgcgtgtttgtaaattatttacgCTTGAGAATGACAATATATTGTCAAAATGTCGTACATTTACAATGAAGTTTTTTAATTACCCAATCAAGCTGTCTCCAAACCTTTAATTCTAAATTATGTTTGAAACATGAGGTTCTTGACCTAGATATTGATATGGCATTGCTCAGGTTGAAAATACAAACTAAAGGATAACAGGACCGTACTTTGTTCCTACTAACCCTTTGGTGAAGACGtaactttttcaaaattattgtgtttttagtttGAGAACAgagttaatcaaataaacaataactttccATGTTTCAGAATAAGGTGTAGGTTTGCTAACTGGCAGTCAAACAAAGTTCTTGTGTAGAAGATGGCATGTGACATTCAAAAATAGAAAGCATTCTTTCACACCAGAAAACCGAATGAGAGTCAGCTGTAGTTACGTCTTTGGTCCACTGCACGGTAGACACTGATTATAGCTGTGAGGCGTGTTTCATTTACAAACATGGTTTTGTTGATATTTTGGTTATTGTACACAAAAATCTGGCTTGCCGTCTAAGAAAGGAATATAGAAGAAAATTTGATATAGTGGTGGAGGATGATATATTTTAGTGTTAGCGTGCTTAAAGTtgaaacactttattttaaacGTTTAAAAATCATAAGTGcaactttaacatttttcttgtttaactTGCGATTTCGGTATTAGTGATTTGAGCATTATTTTTCCTTGAATTTGAAAGTAAACTTGAGTTTAGTTTTTAGCAAGTGGACTTATATTTTCATTcacttttgattttatttttttgctaggAAGTAAGCATTTAATGATATTAGTTTAACTTGCAGGTGAacatataaaactaataagaGCTTTTGAATAAACTCTTCACACAACTCTTATGAGATCGATATGCTCCAGTGCATACCTAtccttgtttttgtattattattggtTCTTTTGTGtgtgaataaatatttgaatactcGTACTTCTATCAGCATTGAGTCTTCCTTCTAGATGATCCCAGTTGTAGTTCAGAGAGGTCAGTATACTCCATCGTCTGGTTTTTTCCAGATTTACATTTAGTATACTTAACTGACATCTTTGTGGAAAATCGTATTTTGAGTCAAGGATATCAGCATTGTAGAGTACTACATTCTTTCTGAAAGGGTTTTACAGTGAGATCTGCAAATCATCTACCGAATAGTTTGATTTTACTATCTGGAAATAGTTTTATCTCAACACCAATGATTACATGATATCAAGGAGAATTATCAGGGTTGAAATGTCTGCAGAAAGAATGGTCAAATCGTAAGGAAGTCTGCTCTTGGATATCAAACTCTTCTAATGCTGCAAGACGTGGTATGGTCAGGTAGTTACGGTACgcaactcgcaatctgaagtgAGTTCGAAACTTCATCCCACCAAACACGCTTTcgctttcagccatgggtgttgcaatgttactatcaatcccactattcattgggaaaagagtaacacaagagttgatGGTTGGTGTTGATACCTAACTACCTTCCcttttgtctttcactgctaaattggagatgACTGGTGTAAATAATCCTcctgcagctttgcacgaaattctaaacacaCAATTTAATTCTGCAAAAATTCATTAACCATTATCTTTCAGCCAAGAAATCGGAACAGAGAACAATGGCTATCTAGGTCAAGATTAATGGCAATCTTTACAGGATCTACAAAAAACTAATTGACCTGAGAAAAAGAAGCAAAATCTAGCTAGGACAAAGAGAAAGGCATGAAATGTCATTACTGAACAAGTTCCATCAACATGAGGTATTTTGCCAGCAGGAGGAACAACAAGCGTTTGTGAATGACATCACTGATGATTAGTGGAGTGGCAGGGAATGTCTTTGTGAAGAAAGGTGACTTGTCATCAAATCGAGAGTCAGTAATGTATACAGTTGGCTAGTAAAATCCACCAGTGTTAGACAATGACTCCTAATGAGTGAATAGAAAAGGTAAGAATGAGGGAATTTCCTTAAACAGACACATATCCACCCACTTAGTACAGACGTAGACGTTAGAGGCCATTGATGGTAGACagacaacaaaataatttgtttctatgTCACATAACTCGGCAGGCTTCTGCTGATGAGGAGGGTCCGTTTTTAAAAGAAAGGTACAATGCTGTCATGATTGCAAGGACAAAACTGTAGTTGGTTAGAAAAACTACACTAACCCAAGCTGGAACAACATCTGTCATGCGCCTAGGATGGGAATCCTAATCTGTGAAGCAACAGATACTTTCCTCAGGATGGGAACGAGCTTACAAGAAAATTAGACAAAATGAGCCAAGCATTTCATCAATGGTAACTCCAGGGATTGGACTTAATATTGTTAAGAAACTTATAACTGAAAGAATGTTGCGAGCCATTTCTTTCTTGAAACTTGAGCAGTTTTCCATTTGAAAATCACCACACTTATCAAAGTACTGGCTCTTCTTCCGAACCTGATGTAAGGTTTTTCTTAAATGAAGAAGCTAGGATGATGGAATAATCAAATGCTTGCTGAATGAAAAAGTCGAATGGCCCTTGATTTTCGAACTTTGAGTAATAATGTAAGATACAGTGTATGTGTTAAATGGCGAAACTGTTACTCGTTTGTGAAATAGAGAGTGATTGGGGTCACTTTTCAGTGTAAtagatttttatttgaattaacgATGTTGACTTTCCTGTGAAGCCATACAACGTGAGTGGATTGTCTTTAGGCAATACAGTGACTCAATAATCCACAACTAATGGTCCATTGAAGCACCAAATGTTTATTTACTGCAACCTGTTCAGCCAGTGCTGACGAAGGAGCACACTGACATATAAGGTAGAGATAgagataataatattattgacGCAGAAAATGTTAAGCTGAACAGTAGAGTTCAGACATATCCCACcagaaaatgattattttgtgAGGCATGCAAAACTGTTGAGCTGTGGCATATGTGTAGGAAACTATAAAATTCagtcataattattttatactaagaaCATAATAGAGAGCAAAAACTTAAGTTTGGTAATCATGTTGATTAGAATTTCGAAACTAACTGTAGATTCTGGTCTGTAAGGCTTTATTTGAAGAAGTGTTGAGCTGTTAATTTAACTTATCCTTGTGTAGATGTTTTAGTTTGTAAGAACTAGTAGGTATTGAATTGTCTGGGAATATAAACCAGTACTTGAGGACTTAGGCAACACTTGTACCAGTGTTTTGCAAATTTTTACCAGTAATATTTCAGTTGGATCAATCATAAATTTGAGTGAACCAAGTGAAATTATATGTGTAaagtgaaattcataaacaatgcAGTTGGTTTGTTTGATTATGACGACATAATTTCAATCAGcagattgaaatattttgaaaggaCCTTGCTTTTATGATAATTTCTTTTACAGTAAAAGGCCAATCGTAGTCATAAAAATGCAAACTGCGCAATCGTGTTGGAGACAAAGATACCTTTCTGTGATGTGTAGAAATTTCATTTGCGCTCAACTTGTACTTGAAGGAAATAGAGATAGAAACACGATGTTGGTGCTATCATATTTCAATGGTTAGAGTAACTAAGTTAATAATAAAGTGATGTTAAATCTATTATCAGTCACTAATAAAGTGATGTTAGATCTATTATCAATCACTAATAAAGTGATGTTAGATCTATTATCAATCACTAATAAAGTGATGTTAGATCTATTATCAGTCACTAATAAAGTGATGTTAGATCTATTATCAGTCACTAATAAAGTAATGTTAGATCTATTATCTATAATAAAGTGACGTTAGATCTATTATCAGTCACTAATAAAGTGATGTTAGATCTATTATCAATCACTAATAAAGTGACGTTAGATCTATTATCAATCACTAATAAAGTGATGTTAGATCTATTATCAGTCACTAATAAAGTAATGTTAGATCTATTATCAATCACTAATAAAGTAATGTTAGATCTATTATCAGTCACTAATAAAGTGATGTTAGATCTATTATCAATCACTAATAAAGTAATGTTAGATCTATTATCAATCACTTTATAACAATTTTCTTTCCTACTGAACTCTATTGgtttaacaaacaaatgataGTGAAGGGAATATGGTGGGATTACGAGATAGCTGTTGACAATCATCAGAAAGCATAGCTCTTTTAGGTCAAAGATGACACCTGAGAATGCCTATGTCAAATGACCTGTATAGAGATCGTGAACTACAGACACGTGAAACATGATCACATATAAATCTgtaaacaaggtttaattttatttgtaatatccCTACTTTAATGTTGATAAGGATTTCCAGGTTGAAGTGTTTTTATCCAGGCCATTATAGATTTGACACAAACTATTGACTGAGTTTCTCTGaccaattaaatttatttttgatgtttcacTTTGAATCTTCAATTTTATAAATAGATATAGTTGTACATAAGATCAAATTCCATAGCCTTCAGGATGTCTCGATCTTTCAACCTCCTACTTGGTGTGGCTTACATTTGTTGCTTCTTTTCACCAAAATCTTCAAAGAAATGAAAGTGATAGTTTTaacaaagtgtatatatatatatatacactg of the Tachypleus tridentatus isolate NWPU-2018 chromosome 13, ASM421037v1, whole genome shotgun sequence genome contains:
- the LOC143237587 gene encoding calcium release-activated calcium channel protein 1-like; translated protein: MISYPSVNPIVPGVDPYYHPEVEDTGVSPYVFREFALKDFMKEMSKPENMLNALTWRRLHLSRAKLKASSRTSALLSGFAMVAMVEVQLSHDIPKGLLIAFSFCTTLLVSVHMLALMISTCILPNLESVASVQGVATVSESPHEKLHIYIEIAWGFSTVFGLLLFMAEIAILCWVKFYSYSKNAAVAAMTLLIPVVLVFLGFAVHFYRKLVAHQYERSAHGLRELETMVTQLQNDESDISNTRPVITV